A single genomic interval of Brevibacillus brevis harbors:
- a CDS encoding RNA polymerase sigma factor translates to MYEEMKHQVMTIYERHYHDVYQFLLYFAGSQNDAEDLTQEVFLRVIRSLERFEERSEMKTWLFAIAKHTAMNYYRKRKWQKLLSGDWLSVVMPASEGNPAQEAESREDEQELIAAIKGLPPHYRMVVILRGIKEYSVKETAEILGCSESNVKTTMHRALKLLHGQLSHTKKGELYSGLAK, encoded by the coding sequence TTGTATGAAGAAATGAAACATCAGGTCATGACCATCTATGAGCGGCATTATCATGATGTATATCAATTTTTGCTGTACTTTGCCGGCAGTCAGAATGATGCAGAAGATTTGACGCAGGAGGTTTTTTTGCGAGTGATTCGCTCTCTTGAACGATTTGAAGAGCGATCTGAAATGAAGACATGGCTGTTTGCGATCGCGAAGCATACAGCGATGAATTACTATCGAAAACGCAAGTGGCAAAAGCTGTTGTCAGGGGACTGGCTGTCTGTCGTGATGCCAGCCTCGGAAGGGAATCCGGCACAGGAAGCGGAAAGCCGGGAGGATGAGCAGGAATTGATCGCTGCGATCAAGGGACTGCCGCCACATTACCGCATGGTTGTCATTCTGCGAGGCATTAAAGAGTACAGCGTCAAAGAGACAGCCGAAATACTGGGTTGTTCAGAATCAAACGTGAAAACGACGATGCACCGGGCATTGAAGCTGCTGCATGGCCAACTGTCGCATACGAAGAAGGGGGAGTTGTACAGTGGATTGGCAAAATGA
- a CDS encoding metal ABC transporter permease: MDFLMAIGQYEFLQKALFTSVVVGLICGVIGSFIILRGMSLMGDAISHAVLPGVALSYAFGINFFVGAVLTGVLTAVGIGYVSQNSRIKNDTAIGILFTSAFAIGIIMVTMLKSSTDLYHILFGNVLAVRSSDMWVTVGIGVIVIVTVYAFFKELLLTSFDPTIAAAYGLRNNLIHYLLMTLLTMVTVASLQTVGIVLVVAMLITPAATAYLLTDRLSTMIFLAGGFGMLSSVIGLYFSFTYNLASGATIVVVATVFFFLAFLFSRKHGVVWKSIRARQKRVELSK, from the coding sequence ATGGATTTCTTGATGGCAATTGGACAGTATGAGTTTTTGCAAAAAGCATTGTTTACATCTGTAGTGGTTGGGTTAATCTGTGGCGTCATAGGAAGCTTTATCATCTTGCGGGGAATGTCCTTGATGGGGGATGCCATCTCACATGCTGTTTTGCCTGGGGTGGCCCTCTCCTATGCTTTTGGGATCAATTTCTTCGTGGGCGCTGTTTTAACGGGTGTACTCACCGCTGTTGGAATTGGCTACGTGAGCCAAAATAGCCGCATCAAGAACGACACGGCGATTGGAATTTTGTTCACGTCGGCCTTTGCGATCGGGATCATCATGGTTACGATGCTGAAAAGCAGTACCGATCTATATCACATTTTGTTCGGGAATGTATTGGCTGTGCGTTCGTCAGACATGTGGGTGACCGTTGGCATCGGGGTCATCGTCATCGTGACAGTCTACGCTTTTTTCAAAGAACTGTTACTGACTTCGTTTGATCCGACCATTGCGGCTGCTTACGGTTTGCGTAACAACCTCATTCACTACTTGCTGATGACATTGCTGACGATGGTAACTGTTGCTTCCTTGCAAACCGTAGGAATCGTATTGGTTGTTGCCATGCTGATTACGCCGGCTGCTACCGCTTATCTTTTGACGGACCGCTTGTCGACCATGATCTTTTTGGCTGGCGGTTTTGGGATGCTGTCTTCAGTTATCGGTCTTTATTTTAGCTTTACTTATAATTTGGCCTCTGGTGCCACGATTGTCGTGGTTGCAACTGTGTTCTTCTTCCTGGCCTTTCTCTTCTCCCGAAAACACGGGGTGGTATGGAAATCAATCCGAGCTCGGCAAAAACGGGTCGAGCTCTCAAAGTAA
- a CDS encoding metal ABC transporter substrate-binding protein encodes MKKWNLFFVFLVSTVLMAACGAPQSANEPAPAKQGNSEKLQVVTTYSILYDIVKNVGGDRVEIHSLAPIGSNPHEYDPLPADVQKTTDADAVFYNGLNLEAGNSWFDKLMTTAGKSGPDAPVFRLSEGVAAKHLTTKGKESEEDPHAWLDVRNGIKYAENAKNALIKVDPAHKETYEQNAKKYIEQLTALHEEAVKQYNQIPKEQRLLVTSEGAFKYFSEAYDFEAAYIWEINSENQGTPEQVTQVVDTIRAKKIPALFVETSIDPRSMEMVSNETGVPIVGKVFTDSLGKPGEDGDTYIKMMEWNIKTIYEGLTKK; translated from the coding sequence ATGAAGAAGTGGAATCTGTTTTTTGTTTTTCTAGTCTCAACCGTATTAATGGCGGCGTGTGGTGCTCCGCAAAGTGCGAACGAGCCCGCACCTGCAAAACAAGGCAACAGCGAGAAGCTGCAAGTGGTCACGACGTATTCCATCCTGTATGACATCGTAAAAAACGTTGGGGGAGATCGGGTGGAAATTCACAGCCTTGCTCCGATTGGCTCCAATCCCCATGAATATGATCCACTGCCTGCTGACGTGCAAAAAACGACGGATGCAGACGCGGTTTTCTACAACGGACTGAATTTGGAAGCAGGTAACTCCTGGTTCGATAAACTGATGACCACAGCAGGCAAATCAGGTCCGGATGCACCCGTATTCCGACTCAGTGAGGGTGTAGCCGCCAAGCACTTGACCACCAAAGGCAAAGAGAGCGAAGAAGACCCGCACGCTTGGCTGGATGTACGCAATGGGATCAAGTATGCGGAGAATGCAAAAAATGCCCTGATCAAGGTGGACCCAGCGCACAAGGAAACGTATGAGCAAAACGCCAAGAAGTATATCGAACAGCTAACTGCTCTGCACGAGGAAGCGGTTAAGCAATACAACCAGATTCCGAAAGAACAGCGTTTGCTTGTGACGAGCGAGGGAGCGTTCAAATATTTCAGCGAAGCGTACGATTTTGAAGCGGCGTACATTTGGGAAATCAACTCGGAGAACCAAGGAACACCAGAGCAGGTCACGCAGGTGGTCGATACGATCCGTGCGAAAAAAATCCCGGCTCTGTTCGTAGAGACGAGTATCGATCCGCGCAGCATGGAGATGGTATCGAACGAAACGGGTGTACCAATTGTCGGGAAAGTATTTACGGACTCTCTCGGAAAGCCGGGAGAAGATGGCGATACGTACATCAAAATGATGGAATGGAATATCAAAACGATTTACGAAGGATTGACCAAGAAATAA
- a CDS encoding YebC/PmpR family DNA-binding transcriptional regulator → MGRKWNNIKEKKASKDASTSRIYAKFGKEIYVAAKQGEPDPESNRALKVVLERAKTYSVPKAIIDRAIDKAKGGSDETFSDLRYEGFGPNGSMIIVDALTNNVNRTAPEVRAAFNKNGGNMGVSGSVAYMFDPTAVFGLEGKSSDEVLEILMEADVDVRDILEEDGAVIVYADAEQFHAVQEALKNGGVTEFTVAELTMLPQNEVTLTEDVQAQFEKLIDALEDLDDVQQVYHNVDLGE, encoded by the coding sequence ATGGGTCGTAAGTGGAACAATATTAAAGAGAAGAAAGCTTCTAAAGACGCGAGCACCAGTCGTATTTATGCGAAGTTCGGGAAGGAAATTTACGTCGCGGCAAAGCAAGGCGAGCCGGACCCAGAGTCCAACCGTGCTCTGAAGGTCGTCCTGGAGCGTGCTAAAACGTACAGCGTACCGAAAGCGATTATCGACCGCGCGATTGATAAAGCAAAGGGCGGTTCTGATGAAACCTTTAGCGATCTGCGCTATGAAGGCTTCGGGCCAAATGGTTCCATGATCATCGTGGATGCACTGACCAACAATGTAAACCGCACAGCTCCGGAAGTGCGTGCCGCTTTCAACAAAAACGGTGGGAACATGGGCGTATCCGGTTCGGTTGCTTATATGTTTGATCCAACAGCGGTCTTTGGTTTGGAAGGCAAATCCTCTGATGAAGTGCTGGAAATCTTGATGGAAGCGGACGTTGATGTGCGTGACATTTTGGAAGAAGACGGTGCTGTCATTGTTTACGCAGATGCCGAACAGTTCCACGCTGTACAAGAAGCACTCAAAAATGGTGGCGTCACAGAGTTTACCGTAGCTGAACTGACCATGCTGCCACAAAACGAAGTAACGCTGACAGAAGATGTACAAGCTCAATTCGAAAAGCTGATTGATGCTTTGGAAGACTTGGACGATGTGCAGCAGGTGTACCATAACGTTGATTTAGGTGAATAA
- a CDS encoding FtsW/RodA/SpoVE family cell cycle protein, with protein sequence MKQTNTHPLIADYLDQVCRHVRATEMHRRIRDELESHLLDLMDEQMDEGVEEEEAVRQAILQMGDSATIGKQLHRIYKPKVEWRLLVYVMAFLAVGLFTMYGMQVSFIEFKLDRYWFYTLFGIGVMLAVTFTDYRKLLPYSLYLYVLTVVVLLIVLVQDYTINGESYLHISRSITIDFAAMSTYFFLISVAGMILTRTWRFRGTASKLIVFVLLPASLFLIAGSHKNLMLYLFGFVIIMMYAKTARKEKLFLVTASTVAGIAAFLLDSFPLERFLLGWLQPTKDALGWGYYYLELMEVLRTAGLWGKGFQAPLPNMPYLDSDFKFTYLIYRYGWFGGIIILLAVTLFMMRLARVVKEVDEPYGKHLIVSIVPLFSVYFFWPLLMSTGLLPIVTLGIPFLSYTNIGTALAHFTALGLILSVHRHKNSIGKPHTYMAK encoded by the coding sequence ATGAAGCAAACGAATACACATCCATTGATTGCCGACTATCTCGACCAAGTATGTAGACATGTGCGGGCAACGGAAATGCATCGCAGAATTCGCGATGAGCTGGAAAGCCACCTGCTTGATTTGATGGATGAGCAGATGGACGAGGGCGTGGAAGAGGAAGAAGCTGTGAGGCAAGCCATTTTGCAAATGGGGGATTCTGCTACGATTGGGAAGCAGTTGCATCGGATTTATAAGCCCAAAGTGGAGTGGAGGCTTCTGGTGTATGTGATGGCTTTCCTGGCTGTTGGGCTGTTTACGATGTATGGAATGCAGGTCAGTTTTATCGAGTTTAAACTGGATAGATACTGGTTCTATACCTTATTTGGTATCGGTGTGATGCTCGCTGTTACCTTCACGGATTATCGGAAGCTTTTGCCGTACTCGTTGTATTTGTACGTGCTGACTGTCGTAGTGCTTTTGATTGTTCTTGTGCAAGATTATACAATAAATGGAGAATCATATTTACACATAAGTCGTTCCATTACGATTGATTTTGCGGCCATGTCCACGTATTTTTTTCTCATAAGTGTTGCGGGCATGATTCTTACCAGGACATGGCGATTCCGGGGGACAGCTTCCAAGCTGATTGTATTTGTTTTGTTGCCCGCTAGCCTCTTTCTTATAGCTGGATCGCACAAGAATCTTATGCTTTATCTATTTGGATTCGTGATAATTATGATGTATGCAAAAACTGCTCGAAAAGAAAAACTCTTCTTGGTGACTGCGTCTACTGTTGCTGGTATTGCTGCTTTTTTGTTGGACAGCTTCCCTTTGGAACGCTTTTTACTTGGGTGGTTGCAACCGACCAAAGATGCGCTTGGATGGGGATATTATTATCTGGAGTTGATGGAAGTGCTCCGCACGGCGGGTTTATGGGGCAAGGGCTTCCAAGCTCCTTTACCGAACATGCCTTATTTAGACTCCGATTTCAAGTTCACCTATTTAATCTATAGGTATGGCTGGTTTGGGGGCATCATCATCTTGTTAGCCGTTACCCTGTTTATGATGAGACTGGCTCGGGTTGTCAAGGAAGTGGACGAACCGTATGGCAAGCATCTCATAGTCAGTATCGTTCCTTTATTCTCCGTGTACTTCTTCTGGCCACTGCTGATGTCAACAGGGCTGCTGCCAATCGTGACTCTTGGGATTCCATTTCTCAGCTATACTAATATAGGGACTGCCTTGGCTCATTTTACTGCCCTCGGTCTCATTTTGAGTGTCCATCGTCATAAGAACTCGATCGGAAAGCCACATACCTACATGGCAAAATAG
- a CDS encoding VOC family protein: MIQSLLKGMEGVFIPVTDPRASAKWYEEKLGCRPLFVEEEAVTMRISDESSTVICLVRVENHQPMAFPENHFGVGKYYNFLPADIEAAHQLLTERGVRVTPIDEFGSTKVLTFFDPDGNPLGMCQY, translated from the coding sequence ATGATTCAATCACTGTTAAAAGGCATGGAAGGGGTTTTTATACCTGTGACGGACCCGCGTGCCTCTGCAAAATGGTATGAAGAAAAGCTTGGGTGCAGACCTTTGTTTGTAGAAGAGGAAGCGGTCACCATGCGGATTTCCGATGAATCAAGCACCGTGATCTGTCTCGTCCGCGTAGAGAACCATCAGCCAATGGCATTTCCGGAAAATCATTTTGGCGTCGGCAAATACTATAATTTTCTTCCCGCGGACATTGAAGCGGCACATCAACTGTTAACAGAGCGTGGAGTGAGGGTAACCCCGATTGATGAATTTGGGTCTACGAAGGTGCTGACGTTTTTTGACCCAGACGGGAATCCGCTTGGGATGTGCCAGTATTGA
- a CDS encoding PadR family transcriptional regulator encodes MKINKELLKGSTVILILTMLDRKEMYGYEIAKAIEKESNGLFTLKEGTLYPILHALEAERYVEAYWDEKDGRKRKYYRITAEGRGQLKEKKLEWHTFRDGIDRVLGEGRA; translated from the coding sequence ATGAAAATCAATAAGGAGCTTTTAAAAGGCAGTACTGTGATCCTGATCTTGACGATGCTGGATCGAAAGGAAATGTACGGGTACGAGATCGCGAAAGCTATTGAGAAAGAGTCAAATGGTCTATTTACGCTAAAAGAAGGGACGTTGTATCCGATCCTGCATGCACTCGAAGCGGAGCGTTATGTGGAAGCGTATTGGGATGAGAAGGATGGGAGGAAGCGTAAATATTATCGGATTACGGCAGAAGGTCGCGGGCAATTGAAGGAGAAAAAGCTCGAGTGGCATACGTTCCGCGATGGGATTGATCGGGTGCTGGGAGAGGGAAGAGCATGA
- a CDS encoding VOC family protein, translating to MALQSKQIFVNLPVKDLNKSIDFFTAIGYEFNPQFTDQNAACLVIGENIFAMLLVEEFFQTFTKKELTDATKSTEVIVALSADSRAQVDEIVNKALAAGATPSKEPVDHGFMYGWSFQDLDGHLWEFLHMDQGAVPKE from the coding sequence ATGGCATTGCAATCCAAACAGATTTTCGTCAATTTACCAGTGAAGGACCTCAACAAATCCATAGACTTTTTCACGGCAATCGGCTATGAATTTAACCCGCAATTTACGGATCAAAACGCAGCATGCCTGGTGATCGGAGAAAATATTTTTGCCATGCTGCTCGTCGAAGAGTTTTTCCAAACGTTTACGAAAAAAGAGCTGACAGATGCTACGAAAAGCACCGAGGTCATTGTCGCGTTGTCTGCGGATAGCAGAGCACAAGTCGATGAGATCGTAAACAAAGCATTAGCTGCGGGCGCAACTCCATCGAAAGAGCCGGTTGACCACGGCTTCATGTACGGCTGGAGCTTTCAAGATTTGGACGGTCATCTGTGGGAGTTCTTGCATATGGATCAAGGTGCTGTTCCAAAGGAATAA
- a CDS encoding ABC transporter substrate-binding protein encodes MYKRLLAIPIAALLLVLAACGNGGQTGDSAASKPTRSINYLGNTYTIPARTKDIVFVGFPASYEDSFLLGIPPVAATMDKNGKFPAEYQAMIRNAKHLPYNIADNLGELVALEPDVIMTTDKTSKEDLAKLQTAASVIPVSTNGAHWQENLRLLADVRGKDANLDTFVGKVKQNAQELRDKLAPLPEKKVLTLWFQEGSFYAYPKDERYNYLLYTDLALPVPDVVTNVQERTALSIDALSKEDPHYLFVMVNKEDQPAFKQLQEQPAWKNLSAVKADQMYMNAVEPGLAGGTAYSNQSFLNAIRKQMLKMGE; translated from the coding sequence ATGTATAAACGGCTACTAGCTATCCCGATTGCCGCTTTGCTCCTCGTCCTGGCAGCCTGCGGCAATGGTGGACAAACGGGCGATTCAGCGGCATCGAAACCGACCAGATCGATCAATTACCTTGGCAACACTTATACAATTCCGGCCAGAACCAAAGATATTGTTTTCGTTGGCTTCCCTGCTTCGTATGAAGATTCTTTCTTGCTGGGAATCCCGCCCGTCGCAGCAACAATGGATAAGAACGGAAAGTTTCCTGCGGAATATCAAGCCATGATCAGAAATGCCAAGCATCTTCCTTATAACATTGCAGATAACCTTGGTGAGCTGGTTGCCCTCGAACCTGACGTCATCATGACAACTGACAAGACATCCAAGGAAGATTTGGCCAAATTGCAAACCGCTGCATCCGTCATTCCCGTCTCAACGAACGGAGCTCATTGGCAAGAAAACTTGCGTCTACTCGCTGATGTTCGGGGAAAAGATGCCAATTTGGATACTTTCGTAGGTAAAGTGAAGCAAAACGCACAGGAACTCCGCGACAAGCTCGCCCCACTTCCAGAAAAGAAAGTGCTGACACTGTGGTTCCAAGAGGGCTCCTTCTACGCCTATCCGAAGGATGAACGGTACAATTACCTGTTATATACGGACCTGGCCCTGCCTGTCCCAGATGTCGTCACGAATGTGCAGGAGCGTACCGCGCTCTCAATAGATGCTTTGTCAAAAGAAGATCCCCACTACTTGTTTGTGATGGTCAACAAAGAAGACCAGCCCGCTTTCAAGCAGTTGCAAGAGCAGCCTGCATGGAAAAATCTCAGCGCAGTCAAAGCGGATCAGATGTATATGAATGCAGTTGAACCGGGATTGGCTGGTGGCACAGCCTACAGCAACCAATCGTTTTTAAATGCGATTCGAAAACAGATGTTGAAGATGGGTGAATAA
- a CDS encoding metal ABC transporter ATP-binding protein produces the protein MDSAIAVRDLHVSYFGNEVVRDVSFDVELGSMVGIIGPNGAGKSTLIKALLDLIPRDKGNVRIFGKETNEFRKKIAYVPQRSMIDWTFPITVMDTVLIGTYPSVGLFKLPKKKEKAWALECLRKVGLEDFRDRQIGELSGGQQQRVFLARALAQKPELLLLDEPFVGIDVASEDTIIRILKELQFQDKTIVVVHHDLSKAYAYFDQLLLMNKELIKFGTVDEVLNREVMSRAYSYQLPFLEKTEVLA, from the coding sequence ATGGATTCTGCTATCGCTGTAAGGGACCTGCATGTCTCTTACTTTGGGAACGAAGTTGTTCGGGATGTTTCGTTTGATGTTGAGCTAGGGAGCATGGTTGGGATCATCGGTCCAAACGGGGCAGGGAAGTCAACCCTGATCAAAGCGCTCTTGGACCTTATTCCGAGAGATAAGGGGAATGTGCGGATATTTGGGAAAGAGACAAATGAATTCCGGAAGAAAATCGCCTATGTACCACAGCGGAGCATGATTGATTGGACGTTTCCGATCACGGTCATGGATACAGTGCTGATCGGGACGTACCCAAGTGTCGGACTGTTCAAGCTTCCGAAAAAAAAGGAAAAAGCGTGGGCGCTGGAATGCCTAAGAAAAGTGGGGCTGGAGGATTTCCGCGACAGGCAGATTGGGGAGCTCTCCGGCGGGCAGCAACAGCGTGTCTTCCTGGCAAGGGCACTTGCGCAAAAACCGGAGCTGCTACTTCTGGACGAGCCATTTGTGGGGATTGATGTGGCGAGCGAGGACACCATCATTCGTATTTTGAAAGAGCTGCAATTTCAGGACAAAACGATTGTCGTCGTCCATCATGACTTGTCCAAAGCATACGCGTATTTTGATCAGCTTCTTCTAATGAACAAAGAATTGATCAAGTTCGGTACGGTCGATGAAGTGCTGAATCGAGAAGTCATGTCGAGAGCATATTCCTATCAGCTACCATTTCTCGAAAAGACCGAGGTGCTTGCATAA
- a CDS encoding GyrI-like domain-containing protein has protein sequence MNPTILTREETHVIGITFTANVTEDLGKKLSATTTQTLRARKSEIHNQVGEGEYLIQIYPDKADFDAAVDPFTTIIGLEVSSLADIPEGMVNHTIPAGTFAKVTHKGPETNLGETYAFLYGSWLCESGYEYAGFDFEYWDERYKPEQEDNEIDIYVPLFK, from the coding sequence ATGAATCCTACCATTCTCACCCGCGAGGAAACACACGTAATTGGTATCACTTTTACGGCGAATGTGACAGAAGACTTGGGCAAAAAGCTCTCCGCTACTACAACTCAAACTTTGCGAGCTAGAAAAAGCGAGATTCACAATCAGGTTGGAGAGGGCGAATACCTGATCCAAATCTATCCTGACAAAGCTGACTTCGATGCGGCGGTAGATCCCTTTACCACAATTATTGGACTCGAAGTTTCCAGCCTCGCCGATATTCCTGAAGGGATGGTCAATCACACGATTCCTGCGGGGACATTTGCAAAAGTAACACACAAGGGACCTGAGACAAACTTGGGCGAGACGTATGCTTTTCTTTACGGGTCCTGGCTCTGTGAATCGGGATATGAGTATGCCGGATTTGATTTTGAGTATTGGGACGAACGCTACAAACCAGAGCAGGAAGACAACGAGATTGATATTTATGTTCCGCTCTTCAAATAA
- a CDS encoding amino acid permease, giving the protein MQDQKLERGLKNRHVQLIAIGGAIGTGLFLGAGKSIHLAGPSILFAYLITGIICFLIMRSLGELLLSNLNYHSFVDFVKDYLGNMAAFVTGWTYWFCWISIAMADLTAVGLYTQYWFPEIPQWMPGLIALVILLIMNLATVKLFGEMEFWFALVKVIAILALIFVGIFMIIKGFSTNAGASSFTNLWSHGGMFPNGFNGFLLSFQMVVFAFVGIELVGLTAGETEDPKRVIPKAINQIPIRILIFYVGALIVIMSIYPWNAINPLESPFVQVFAAIGIAAAAGIVNFVVLTSAASACNSAIFSTSRMVYSLAKEKNAPVPLTKLTTNKVPANALFFSTVVILIAVVLNYVMPEGVFTLITSVSTVCFIFIWGITVICHLKYRKTRPDLAKANSFKMPLYPFANYLILAFLAFILVVLALAEDTRVALFITPVWFILLVAIYKLRKTKTNEIEVAEH; this is encoded by the coding sequence ATGCAGGATCAAAAATTGGAGAGAGGTCTGAAAAACAGACACGTACAACTCATCGCGATCGGTGGAGCAATCGGAACAGGATTATTTTTGGGCGCAGGAAAATCGATTCATTTGGCCGGCCCATCCATCTTATTTGCTTACTTGATTACGGGCATCATCTGCTTTTTAATCATGCGCTCACTCGGGGAGCTCCTCTTGAGCAATTTGAATTACCATTCTTTTGTGGATTTCGTCAAAGATTATCTGGGGAATATGGCCGCATTTGTCACGGGTTGGACTTACTGGTTTTGCTGGATTTCGATCGCCATGGCTGACCTTACAGCCGTTGGTCTGTATACGCAATACTGGTTTCCGGAAATACCGCAGTGGATGCCAGGCTTAATTGCCCTCGTGATTTTGTTAATCATGAACCTGGCTACGGTGAAGCTTTTTGGAGAAATGGAATTTTGGTTCGCGCTCGTAAAGGTCATCGCGATTCTCGCCCTGATTTTTGTCGGTATCTTCATGATCATCAAGGGCTTTTCTACGAATGCAGGTGCATCTAGCTTCACGAATCTCTGGAGTCATGGCGGTATGTTCCCGAACGGCTTTAATGGGTTCCTTCTTTCCTTCCAGATGGTCGTATTCGCATTTGTTGGGATCGAGCTCGTCGGGCTGACAGCCGGTGAAACAGAAGACCCAAAACGAGTCATTCCAAAAGCGATTAACCAAATCCCGATTCGGATTTTGATTTTCTACGTTGGCGCACTCATCGTCATCATGAGCATTTATCCTTGGAACGCGATCAACCCGTTGGAGAGTCCATTCGTGCAGGTCTTCGCAGCGATTGGCATTGCAGCCGCTGCCGGTATCGTCAACTTCGTGGTACTGACATCCGCCGCTTCCGCATGTAATAGCGCCATTTTCAGTACAAGCCGGATGGTTTACTCGCTTGCCAAAGAAAAGAATGCACCTGTGCCCCTTACGAAACTGACTACCAACAAGGTCCCGGCAAATGCACTATTCTTTTCGACGGTTGTCATCCTGATCGCAGTCGTATTGAACTACGTCATGCCTGAGGGCGTATTTACACTGATCACTAGCGTTTCGACCGTTTGCTTTATCTTTATTTGGGGAATCACCGTCATCTGTCATTTGAAATATCGCAAAACGAGACCAGATTTAGCAAAAGCGAATTCGTTTAAAATGCCGCTCTATCCTTTTGCCAACTACCTGATCCTGGCATTCCTTGCCTTCATTCTGGTCGTACTGGCTCTAGCGGAAGATACACGAGTCGCCTTGTTCATCACACCTGTGTGGTTTATTTTACTCGTTGCGATTTACAAACTGCGGAAAACGAAGACAAATGAAATAGAAGTAGCAGAACACTAA